A portion of the Vreelandella subglaciescola genome contains these proteins:
- the secA gene encoding preprotein translocase subunit SecA — protein sequence MINNVLRKVVGSKNDREVKRMRKSVQHISALEPEFEGLDDAGLQGKTVELRSRLENGEPLDSLLPSAFAVVREASKRVMGMRHFDVQMVGGMTLNGGRIAEMKTGEGKTLVATLAVYLNALPAKGVHVVTVNDYLARRDADWMRPLYEFLGLTVGVIFSGQSNEEKRYAYGCDITYGTNNEFGFDYLRDNMAFSLEDKVQRPLHYAIVDEVDSILIDEARTPLIISGAVDENTELYGIVDRLATHLEQGEEPEDENAMPTGDFLLDEKQKQVELTEQGHNRVEEVMRAEELLGEDASLYAAQNLNLLQHMHSALRARHLYHRDVDYIIVEDQVVIVDEHTGRSMPGRRWSEGLHQAVEAKEGVTVQRESQTLASTTFQNYFRLYEKLSGMTGTADTEAFEFRQIYALDVIVIPTNRPQARKDQNDLVYLSAQEKYEAIIKDVQVQTEAGRPVLVGTASIDTSEYLAQLMRDADMTFNVLNAKQHQSEAEIIAQAGRPGAVTIATNMAGRGTDIVLGGNWEAEVAKLDDPSDADIEALKAEWKARHDAVLEAGGLHVVGSERHESRRIDNQLRGRSGRQGDPGSTRFFLSLEDSLMRLFGSDRVQRLMQALGLERGEAIEHKMVSNAVERAQKKVEGRNFDIRKQLLEYDDVSNDQRRVIYEQRNDVLSSENVSDAVVGIREEVMDEAISSFVPPQSLAEQWDLAGLEAHLKAELNLEAPVVAWAEEDQRLSEEKLRERLQTMHREAYAAKVQAAGETLIQRFEKQVMLQVLDTRWKEHLQSMDHLRRGIHLRGYAQKNPKQEYKRESFELFQHLLTNVKADVTRILSHVQVRQPEEVDALERERRETLEREQATAASRHDEPGDSTDEAGAEQSEAATPGADGQPVRREGPKVGRNDPCICGSGKKYKQCCGKLS from the coding sequence ATGATCAATAACGTATTGCGCAAAGTTGTCGGCTCCAAAAACGATCGCGAAGTCAAACGCATGCGAAAAAGCGTGCAGCATATCAGCGCGCTTGAACCTGAATTCGAAGGCCTGGACGACGCCGGGCTACAGGGCAAAACGGTCGAGCTGCGCTCGCGCCTCGAGAACGGTGAGCCGCTTGATAGCCTTCTGCCCAGCGCGTTTGCCGTGGTGCGTGAGGCAAGTAAGCGGGTCATGGGAATGCGTCATTTCGACGTCCAGATGGTCGGCGGCATGACGCTTAACGGCGGGCGTATCGCCGAGATGAAAACCGGCGAAGGTAAAACGCTGGTGGCAACCCTTGCCGTTTACCTCAACGCGCTGCCGGCCAAAGGCGTGCACGTAGTCACGGTCAACGACTATCTGGCGCGCCGTGATGCCGACTGGATGCGCCCGCTGTATGAGTTTCTCGGGCTGACGGTGGGCGTGATTTTCTCTGGCCAGTCCAATGAAGAAAAGCGCTACGCCTACGGCTGCGACATTACCTACGGCACCAACAACGAGTTCGGCTTTGATTATCTTCGCGATAACATGGCCTTCTCGCTGGAAGACAAGGTGCAGCGCCCGCTGCACTACGCCATTGTCGATGAAGTTGACTCGATCCTTATTGACGAGGCGCGCACGCCGCTGATTATCTCCGGCGCCGTGGATGAAAACACCGAGCTTTACGGCATCGTCGATCGTCTGGCCACACACCTGGAGCAGGGTGAAGAACCGGAAGACGAAAATGCCATGCCCACCGGGGATTTTCTGCTCGACGAGAAGCAAAAGCAGGTAGAGCTGACCGAGCAGGGGCATAACCGGGTAGAAGAAGTGATGCGTGCCGAGGAACTGCTGGGCGAAGATGCCTCGCTTTACGCCGCGCAAAACCTCAATTTGCTGCAGCACATGCATTCGGCGCTGCGCGCCCGCCATCTTTACCACCGTGATGTGGACTACATCATCGTTGAAGATCAGGTGGTTATCGTCGATGAGCATACCGGGCGCTCGATGCCCGGCCGGCGCTGGTCGGAAGGGCTGCACCAGGCCGTTGAGGCCAAGGAAGGCGTGACCGTGCAGCGCGAAAGCCAGACGCTGGCGTCCACTACCTTCCAGAACTACTTCCGCCTCTACGAGAAGCTGTCCGGCATGACCGGGACGGCCGACACCGAGGCGTTCGAGTTCCGTCAGATTTACGCGCTGGACGTTATCGTCATTCCCACCAACCGCCCCCAGGCGCGTAAGGATCAAAACGATCTGGTGTACCTGAGCGCGCAGGAAAAATACGAGGCGATCATCAAGGATGTGCAGGTACAGACCGAAGCCGGGCGTCCGGTGCTGGTGGGTACTGCCTCTATTGATACCTCCGAATACCTGGCGCAGCTGATGCGCGACGCCGACATGACGTTTAACGTGCTGAACGCCAAGCAGCACCAGAGCGAAGCGGAAATCATTGCTCAGGCGGGCCGCCCCGGCGCGGTCACCATTGCGACAAACATGGCCGGCCGCGGGACGGATATCGTGCTGGGCGGCAACTGGGAGGCCGAGGTCGCCAAACTGGACGACCCGTCAGATGCCGATATCGAAGCGCTGAAGGCTGAATGGAAAGCGCGCCATGACGCGGTGCTGGAGGCCGGCGGCCTGCATGTTGTGGGCTCGGAACGCCACGAATCCCGGCGTATCGACAACCAGCTGCGCGGCCGCTCCGGTCGTCAGGGCGACCCCGGCTCCACGCGCTTTTTCCTCTCGCTGGAAGACAGCCTGATGCGCCTGTTCGGCTCCGATCGCGTTCAACGCCTGATGCAGGCGCTGGGGCTTGAGCGCGGCGAAGCCATCGAGCACAAAATGGTGTCCAACGCCGTCGAACGGGCGCAGAAAAAAGTGGAAGGGCGCAACTTCGATATCCGTAAGCAGCTGCTGGAATACGACGACGTATCCAACGACCAGCGCCGCGTTATTTACGAGCAGCGCAACGATGTACTGTCGTCGGAGAACGTCTCCGATGCCGTGGTGGGCATTCGTGAAGAAGTCATGGACGAAGCCATCAGCAGCTTTGTGCCGCCGCAGAGCCTGGCCGAACAGTGGGATCTGGCCGGCCTTGAGGCTCATCTGAAAGCCGAGCTCAACCTTGAAGCACCGGTGGTTGCCTGGGCCGAAGAAGACCAGCGTCTGAGCGAAGAAAAGCTGCGTGAACGGCTGCAAACCATGCACCGTGAAGCCTATGCAGCGAAGGTCCAAGCCGCCGGTGAAACCCTGATCCAGCGGTTTGAAAAGCAGGTTATGCTGCAGGTGCTGGACACCCGCTGGAAAGAGCATCTGCAGTCGATGGATCACCTGCGTCGCGGCATTCACCTGCGCGGTTACGCTCAGAAAAACCCCAAGCAGGAATACAAGCGCGAGTCTTTCGAGCTGTTCCAGCATCTGCTGACCAACGTCAAGGCCGATGTCACGCGGATTTTAAGCCACGTACAGGTGCGCCAGCCGGAAGAAGTGGATGCGCTGGAACGTGAGCGCCGCGAAACGCTGGAACGCGAGCAGGCGACTGCCGCTAGCCGCCATGATGAACCGGGCGACAGTACGGATGAAGCCGGTGCTGAACAGTCGGAGGCAGCGACTCCCGGTGCTGATGGCCAGCCGGTACGTCGGGAAGGCCCGAAAGTCGGACGCAACGACCCGTGCATCTGCGGATCAGGTAAAAAATACAAGCAGTGCTGCGGCAAGCTGAGCTGA
- a CDS encoding D-alanine--D-alanine ligase, with protein MSQNATTHAAEHDVVVVYGGTSAEREVSLKSGAAILAALQRSGVRAVGYDPYDRGLSGLEQLAPATVFIALHGRGGEDGSLQGALELLDIPYTGSGVLASALGMDKQRTKQVWQALGLPTPECIMLDAESDWHAVAETLGLPLIVKPVHEGSTLGISIVDSVAELAAAYQEAARFDARVMAERFIQGDEYTVALLGERVLPAIRVEVPGGFYDYNAKYLTNTTQYHLPCGLSDADEAELATLCQEAFRAVGGAGWGRVDVMRDAQGRFWLIEVNTVPGMTDHSLVPQAAAHTGMDFDQLVMEILATAGHTDRNAEA; from the coding sequence GTGAGCCAAAACGCAACGACTCACGCTGCCGAGCACGACGTCGTGGTGGTGTATGGCGGCACGTCCGCCGAGCGCGAGGTTTCGCTGAAAAGCGGCGCGGCGATACTCGCCGCCCTCCAGCGTAGCGGCGTGCGTGCTGTGGGCTACGATCCTTACGACCGTGGCCTGAGCGGGCTTGAGCAGCTGGCGCCCGCCACGGTGTTTATCGCACTGCACGGCCGTGGCGGAGAAGACGGCTCGCTGCAGGGTGCGCTTGAGCTGTTGGACATTCCCTATACCGGCAGTGGGGTGCTGGCCTCGGCGCTGGGGATGGATAAACAGCGTACCAAACAGGTGTGGCAGGCGCTGGGACTGCCCACGCCCGAATGCATCATGCTTGACGCTGAATCTGACTGGCACGCCGTGGCTGAAACGCTCGGGTTGCCGCTGATCGTCAAGCCGGTGCATGAAGGCTCGACGCTGGGGATCAGCATCGTTGACAGTGTCGCCGAGCTGGCGGCGGCCTATCAGGAAGCCGCGCGCTTTGATGCTCGGGTCATGGCGGAGCGCTTTATCCAGGGCGACGAGTACACCGTCGCGCTTCTGGGCGAGCGTGTGCTGCCGGCGATTCGCGTCGAGGTGCCGGGTGGCTTTTACGACTATAACGCTAAATATTTGACCAATACCACGCAGTACCATCTGCCCTGCGGGCTGAGTGATGCCGATGAAGCCGAGCTCGCCACGCTGTGCCAGGAGGCTTTTCGGGCCGTTGGCGGTGCCGGTTGGGGCCGGGTAGATGTGATGCGTGACGCCCAGGGGCGCTTTTGGCTGATTGAGGTCAACACGGTACCGGGCATGACCGATCATAGTCTGGTGCCTCAGGCAGCGGCGCATACCGGCATGGATTTTGATCAACTGGTCATGGAAATTCTGGCAACGGCGGGGCATACGGATCGCAATGCAGAAGCCTAA
- the argJ gene encoding bifunctional glutamate N-acetyltransferase/amino-acid acetyltransferase ArgJ yields MAVGNIPFPTMPALDGVRLGTTMAGIKQAGQRDLVVVELPETATMAGVFTRNAFCAAPVQVAKEHLAACREQQQAPRYWLINTGNANAGTGAQGLEDARESCRTLAHAAGVPAHAVLPFSTGVIGEPLPMQALLAGIAPAFNACDSQSVAWEQAAAGILTTDTCTKGASVDVPVGDQRITINGFAKGSGMIRPDMATMLGFVVTDAGIEQALLERLLRETVDRSFNCITVDSDTSTNDACLLAATGRGAHVVSEADIDAFTRGLEQVMVALAQAVIRDGEGATKFVTLEVTRATTRQEALDVAFTVAHSPLVKTALYASDANWGRILAAVGRAPVAGFDVGRVVIDLDEVRLVESGGRAPGYTEEAGSAVMAREEITIRIDLGRGDAGGTVWTSDLSHEYVSINADYRS; encoded by the coding sequence ATGGCGGTGGGCAATATACCGTTTCCAACAATGCCGGCACTTGATGGCGTACGCCTGGGCACGACCATGGCCGGGATTAAACAGGCCGGACAGCGTGATCTGGTCGTGGTCGAGCTGCCCGAAACGGCCACCATGGCCGGCGTGTTTACCCGCAACGCGTTTTGTGCCGCCCCCGTGCAGGTGGCGAAAGAGCATCTGGCCGCGTGCCGTGAGCAGCAGCAGGCACCGCGCTACTGGCTGATCAATACCGGTAATGCCAACGCCGGCACCGGGGCACAAGGGCTTGAAGACGCCCGCGAAAGCTGCCGCACACTGGCCCACGCGGCGGGTGTGCCGGCGCATGCGGTGCTGCCGTTTTCCACCGGTGTGATCGGCGAGCCACTGCCCATGCAGGCATTGCTGGCCGGCATTGCCCCGGCGTTTAACGCCTGTGACAGCCAGAGTGTGGCCTGGGAGCAGGCGGCGGCGGGGATACTCACCACCGACACCTGCACCAAAGGTGCAAGCGTTGACGTGCCCGTGGGCGATCAGCGCATCACCATCAACGGTTTCGCCAAGGGCTCGGGCATGATCAGGCCGGATATGGCCACCATGCTGGGCTTTGTGGTGACCGACGCCGGGATTGAACAGGCGCTGTTGGAAAGGCTTCTGCGTGAAACGGTAGATCGCTCGTTCAACTGCATCACCGTGGATAGCGACACCTCGACCAACGATGCCTGCCTGCTGGCAGCGACTGGACGCGGGGCGCACGTCGTCAGCGAGGCGGATATCGACGCGTTTACCCGCGGGCTTGAGCAGGTGATGGTAGCGCTTGCTCAGGCCGTCATCCGCGACGGCGAAGGCGCGACCAAGTTTGTCACGCTTGAGGTGACGCGGGCGACAACGCGCCAGGAGGCGCTTGACGTGGCTTTTACCGTGGCCCATTCGCCGCTGGTCAAGACCGCGCTTTACGCCTCGGATGCCAACTGGGGGCGGATTCTTGCCGCCGTCGGACGCGCGCCGGTGGCCGGGTTTGACGTGGGTCGCGTGGTCATTGATCTTGACGAGGTGCGTCTGGTAGAAAGCGGTGGCCGTGCGCCGGGCTATACCGAGGAGGCCGGCAGCGCGGTGATGGCGCGTGAGGAAATCACCATTCGTATTGATTTGGGACGCGGCGACGCGGGGGGCACGGTATGGACCTCGGATCTGTCCCATGAGTACGTGTCCATCAACGCCGACTATCGCAGCTAG
- the ftsA gene encoding cell division protein FtsA, protein MAGSPNVSNMVVGLDIGTSKVVAIVGQPTDDGGIEIAGIGSHPSRGMKRGVVINIESTVQSIQRAVEEAELMAGCDIHSVYVGIAGSHISSMNSDGVVAIKEREVTTSDIDRVIDSARARAISEGQRVLHVLPQEFSIDTQGGIREPLGMSGVRLEAQVHLVTAAANAVQNIEKCVRRCGLDVDAIILEQLASSMAVLTEDERELGVCMVDIGGGTTDMAIFTEGAIRHTAVIPIAGDQVTNDIAMALRTPTQHAEEIKVKYACALTELAANDEMIKVPSVGDRPSRDLSRQALAEVVEPRYEELFTLVKEELRRSGYQDMVAAGIVLTGGTARMEGASELAEEIFHMPVRIACPQNVKGLADVVRNPIYATGVGLLHYALQEVHHGHSREAHAGVISTPAGRGDSSRRDARNDQTTLTKLKGWFKRNF, encoded by the coding sequence ATGGCAGGCTCACCTAACGTATCCAATATGGTGGTCGGGCTGGACATCGGAACGTCCAAGGTCGTCGCAATTGTCGGCCAGCCCACCGACGACGGTGGCATTGAGATCGCCGGGATAGGCTCCCACCCCTCGCGCGGCATGAAGCGCGGCGTCGTGATCAATATTGAATCAACCGTGCAATCTATTCAGCGCGCCGTTGAGGAAGCTGAATTAATGGCCGGCTGTGATATACACTCCGTCTATGTTGGCATTGCAGGCAGTCACATCAGCTCCATGAACTCCGACGGCGTCGTGGCTATCAAAGAGCGCGAAGTGACCACCTCGGACATTGATCGGGTGATCGACTCGGCTCGGGCGCGGGCCATTTCCGAAGGGCAGCGCGTGCTGCACGTGCTGCCTCAGGAGTTTTCCATCGATACGCAGGGCGGTATTCGCGAGCCGCTGGGAATGTCCGGCGTGCGGCTGGAGGCGCAGGTGCATCTGGTAACAGCGGCGGCCAACGCCGTGCAAAACATCGAGAAGTGCGTGCGCCGCTGCGGCCTTGACGTGGACGCCATTATTCTTGAGCAACTTGCGTCCAGCATGGCCGTGCTGACCGAGGACGAGCGCGAACTTGGCGTGTGTATGGTAGATATCGGTGGCGGGACGACCGATATGGCGATCTTTACCGAAGGTGCCATTCGCCATACCGCGGTTATCCCTATCGCCGGTGATCAGGTTACCAACGATATCGCCATGGCGCTGCGTACACCGACTCAGCATGCGGAAGAAATCAAGGTCAAATACGCCTGTGCGCTGACCGAACTTGCTGCCAATGATGAGATGATCAAGGTGCCAAGCGTAGGCGATCGGCCGTCACGGGATCTTTCGCGCCAGGCGCTTGCCGAAGTGGTTGAGCCGCGCTACGAAGAGCTTTTTACGCTGGTAAAAGAAGAGCTTCGCCGCAGCGGTTATCAGGATATGGTGGCCGCCGGGATCGTGCTGACAGGCGGGACGGCACGCATGGAAGGCGCAAGTGAGCTTGCCGAGGAAATCTTCCATATGCCCGTACGTATTGCCTGTCCGCAAAACGTCAAGGGGCTTGCCGACGTTGTGCGTAATCCCATTTATGCCACGGGTGTCGGCTTATTGCACTACGCTTTGCAGGAAGTGCATCACGGGCACAGTCGCGAGGCACATGCCGGCGTTATTTCTACCCCGGCAGGGCGCGGTGATAGCTCCCGGCGCGATGCCCGGAACGATCAGACGACGCTGACAAAACTCAAGGGCTGGTTCAAAAGAAATTTCTGA
- the lpxC gene encoding UDP-3-O-acyl-N-acetylglucosamine deacetylase, with translation MIKQRTLQNVIRATGVGLHSGRKVHMALRPAPANTGIVFVRTDLQPAVEVPARASLVEDTVLCTALSQHGVKVATVEHLMSALAGLGIDNAYVDLSAAEVPIMDGSASPFVFLIQSAGICEQNAPKKFIRIKRQLAVSDGDKQAVFLPHNGFKVSFSIDFDHPVFEQQKQTALIDFSTTSFVKDVSRARTFGFMRDIERLRANNLALGGSLDNAVVVDDYRIVNEGGLRYDDEFVKHKVLDAIGDLYQLGHSLIGEFRGVKSGHALNNQLCRELLAQPDAYEIVTFEEEAAVAPISYAAPAMA, from the coding sequence ATGATCAAACAACGCACACTACAAAACGTGATCCGTGCTACCGGAGTGGGGCTGCACTCTGGGCGAAAAGTCCATATGGCGCTGCGTCCGGCACCGGCCAACACGGGCATCGTCTTTGTGCGGACTGATCTGCAGCCGGCGGTGGAAGTGCCCGCGCGGGCTAGCCTGGTGGAGGATACGGTGCTGTGCACGGCGCTTTCCCAGCATGGCGTCAAGGTCGCCACCGTTGAGCACCTGATGTCGGCGCTTGCCGGGCTGGGCATTGATAATGCCTACGTTGACTTGAGCGCGGCGGAAGTGCCGATCATGGATGGCAGTGCCAGCCCGTTCGTGTTCTTGATCCAGTCCGCCGGGATCTGTGAGCAGAATGCGCCGAAGAAATTTATCCGCATCAAGCGTCAGCTCGCCGTCAGCGACGGCGATAAGCAGGCCGTTTTCCTGCCGCACAACGGCTTCAAGGTGTCATTTTCCATTGATTTTGATCACCCGGTGTTCGAGCAACAGAAGCAGACCGCGCTGATTGATTTTTCGACCACGTCCTTTGTCAAAGACGTGTCTCGTGCGCGCACCTTCGGTTTTATGCGTGATATTGAACGCCTGCGTGCCAATAATCTGGCGCTGGGCGGCAGCCTGGATAACGCCGTTGTGGTGGATGACTATCGCATCGTCAATGAGGGTGGGCTGCGCTACGACGATGAGTTCGTCAAGCACAAGGTGCTGGATGCCATCGGCGATTTGTATCAGCTGGGACACAGCCTGATTGGCGAGTTTCGCGGAGTTAAATCGGGGCACGCGCTCAATAACCAGCTGTGCCGCGAGCTTTTGGCCCAGCCGGACGCTTACGAGATCGTCACGTTCGAGGAAGAAGCGGCCGTCGCGCCCATTTCCTATGCGGCGCCGGCCATGGCATAA
- a CDS encoding cell division protein FtsQ/DivIB has protein sequence MQKPNAWFGLLLLVLLLGAGGRALWLWLDTPVERVSVRGEWDYASADYLRDQLAPLVRNAHWLSVDLEALRQSALDIGWLREVRISRQWPDALTFELVEQTPVARWNDDQLLNADGAPFTFAPIEPPSGLPDLAGPDNSSQEVWAYYQTLGERFDTLGLGLDQLRLEPRGAWRLQINDGAWVMLGRRQHQARLKRLVASWQRELGEYAEAIRYIDLRYPNGVAVAWHGKSPQADNAP, from the coding sequence ATGCAGAAGCCTAATGCCTGGTTCGGTTTGCTGCTGTTGGTGCTGTTGCTCGGCGCCGGCGGCCGGGCGCTGTGGCTATGGCTGGATACGCCTGTGGAGCGGGTGTCAGTGCGCGGTGAGTGGGATTACGCAAGCGCTGACTACCTGCGCGACCAGTTGGCACCGCTGGTGCGCAATGCTCACTGGCTGTCGGTGGATCTCGAGGCACTGCGCCAGTCGGCACTGGATATCGGCTGGCTCAGGGAAGTGCGTATTTCACGGCAGTGGCCCGATGCCCTGACGTTCGAGCTGGTCGAACAAACGCCGGTAGCACGCTGGAATGATGATCAACTACTGAACGCCGACGGTGCGCCGTTTACCTTTGCGCCGATAGAACCTCCCTCGGGTCTGCCGGATCTGGCGGGCCCGGATAACAGCAGTCAGGAAGTCTGGGCCTATTATCAGACGCTTGGTGAGCGCTTTGACACGCTCGGATTGGGGCTCGATCAGCTGCGCCTCGAGCCGCGTGGTGCCTGGCGGCTGCAGATCAACGATGGCGCCTGGGTCATGCTTGGCCGCCGTCAACATCAGGCACGTTTGAAGCGGCTGGTCGCCTCATGGCAGCGCGAACTTGGCGAGTATGCCGAGGCCATTCGCTACATTGACCTGCGCTATCCCAACGGCGTCGCGGTAGCCTGGCACGGCAAATCTCCTCAGGCAGATAATGCGCCGTAA
- a CDS encoding DUF721 domain-containing protein: MSIKVKRSRAQPIGQLLNPRGEVGRLMRQSRLIEKAQTHLRESLPEDMREHVFVGGFSEGKLTLICNRAVFLTWLRFEQTRLLSLLHQLPGFEGVTGLRLKVRPVRPAKAPLRYCQTLPEAAGKALTQCAEDTDDPKLKNALERLASHATKS, encoded by the coding sequence ATGAGTATAAAGGTTAAGCGTTCTCGCGCACAGCCCATTGGCCAGCTGTTGAACCCGCGCGGCGAGGTCGGTCGGCTCATGCGCCAATCGCGCCTGATTGAAAAGGCGCAGACCCACCTGCGCGAAAGCCTGCCCGAGGACATGCGCGAGCACGTTTTTGTCGGCGGCTTCAGCGAAGGCAAGCTAACGCTGATCTGCAACCGCGCCGTGTTTCTGACCTGGCTACGCTTTGAGCAGACGCGCCTGCTGAGCCTGCTTCACCAGCTGCCGGGCTTTGAGGGCGTGACCGGCTTGCGCCTCAAAGTACGCCCGGTGCGTCCGGCAAAAGCGCCGCTGCGCTACTGCCAGACACTGCCCGAGGCGGCCGGCAAGGCGCTGACTCAGTGCGCTGAAGACACCGACGACCCCAAATTGAAAAACGCTCTGGAACGCCTTGCCTCCCACGCGACCAAGTCATGA
- the ftsZ gene encoding cell division protein FtsZ: MFELVDNAPSSSAVIKVVGVGGGGGNAVNHMVESSIEGVEFICANTDAQALKRVSAKTVLQLGSEITKGLGAGANPEVGRQAAMEDRERIAELLDGADMVFITAGMGGGTGTGGAPVVAQVAKELGILTVAVVTRPFPFEGPKRARAAEEGMKELSEHVDSLITIPNEKLLSVLGKSATLLTAFSAANDVLLGAVQGIAELITSPGIINVDFADVRTVMSEMGMAMMGTGGATGENRAREAAEKAIRSPLLEDIDLHGARGILVNITAGPDLSIGEFNDVGATVQEFASQEATIVVGTSIDMEMSDELRVTVVAAGLDGSQAKAPAREPARRTAHADAGSDYRKLQQPTVMRQQQAAARAEASEPAKPRPEKRRATEADDYLDIPAFLRRQAD; this comes from the coding sequence ATGTTCGAACTGGTAGATAACGCACCCTCGAGCAGTGCGGTCATTAAAGTAGTAGGCGTTGGCGGCGGTGGTGGTAATGCCGTCAATCATATGGTCGAAAGCAGCATCGAAGGCGTCGAGTTTATCTGCGCCAACACCGATGCTCAGGCGCTCAAGCGCGTATCCGCCAAGACGGTATTGCAGCTGGGCAGCGAAATTACCAAAGGGCTGGGTGCCGGTGCCAACCCGGAAGTGGGGCGCCAGGCCGCGATGGAAGACCGCGAGCGTATCGCCGAGCTGCTCGACGGTGCCGATATGGTCTTTATTACCGCCGGCATGGGCGGCGGTACGGGTACCGGCGGTGCGCCGGTGGTGGCGCAGGTGGCCAAGGAACTGGGTATCCTGACCGTTGCCGTGGTCACGCGGCCTTTCCCGTTTGAAGGTCCCAAGCGTGCGCGCGCTGCCGAAGAAGGCATGAAAGAGCTTTCCGAACACGTTGACTCCCTGATTACCATTCCCAACGAAAAGCTTTTGTCGGTATTGGGCAAGAGCGCCACGTTGTTGACCGCGTTCAGCGCGGCCAACGATGTTCTGCTGGGCGCGGTGCAGGGTATTGCCGAGCTGATTACCAGCCCCGGTATTATCAACGTCGACTTTGCCGATGTGCGCACGGTCATGTCGGAAATGGGCATGGCCATGATGGGTACCGGTGGGGCCACGGGAGAAAACCGCGCCCGGGAAGCGGCAGAAAAAGCCATCCGCAGCCCGCTGCTGGAAGACATCGACCTGCACGGCGCGCGGGGTATTCTGGTCAATATTACCGCTGGCCCGGACCTGTCTATCGGCGAGTTCAACGACGTGGGTGCCACAGTGCAGGAGTTCGCCTCTCAGGAAGCCACTATCGTGGTGGGAACTTCAATCGACATGGAAATGTCGGACGAGCTGCGTGTGACCGTTGTCGCCGCCGGACTCGATGGCAGTCAGGCCAAAGCTCCGGCACGCGAGCCCGCGCGCCGTACGGCTCATGCCGACGCCGGCTCTGACTACCGTAAGCTGCAGCAGCCCACGGTGATGCGCCAGCAGCAGGCCGCTGCGCGCGCCGAGGCGTCGGAACCCGCGAAGCCGCGTCCTGAAAAACGTCGCGCTACCGAAGCAGACGACTATCTGGACATCCCCGCGTTTTTGCGCCGCCAAGCCGATTAA